In the genome of Hydra vulgaris chromosome 06, alternate assembly HydraT2T_AEP, the window TTTCTCCGTTCGATATTTCACAAATATGTACATACATAAAATCACCGTCCACCCTAAAGCGATTAagcaaacatataaaaatgtgtTTCGAGCCCCAAACGTAAAATATAATTCACCTCCTATTAAACTTCCTACTATTGGAGATATACCACTATGTAAACATTGAATAATTCCAAACATAGTTGAATGGATGCTATTTGGAGAGATAAGCTTTAAGTGGACCgatttaacactgaaaaaaagcGATAAACATAACCCATGTAAAGTAAGTTGTAGCGGTATGATTAACCaaggatttattaaaaaataaaatatgaaaaaccgAACGGACCAAAGAAATGTGCACATGATAATAGTATTAAATGTTCCTCGAagtagttttatgattttttcgttaaaaaaatttacaaaaataccCGATGTTGATCCAAACCCAACTGTTAACCCAATTAACAAATTTGTAGCTTTGAGTTCCTTCAAAAACAGAAAGAAGTAGTTCAAGTATATACAATACAAGAAACCGTTTGCAAAAGTCGTTATCAAAAAGAGAATAACTTCAAAGTTAGTTAATGTTTGAATAAGATCCTTTTTAAAGGAATCGGATTTTACTTCTTTTCGAGAAGGTATTATGATGCCTTTGTATAAATATTGAGAGCAAATGCATGAAgcgattaaaaatataacaccAACACTAAATACAGCAAAATAACACGAAATTTTAACTTTCGGAAATATATCCATCATTTCTCCTGAAATTAAGGCTCCAAATGCAAAGccaatatttacaaacatataCTGCCTCCCAAAATCTTTTCGTTTTgtagacatttttattttttcaatgactCCAGCATCAACATAGCTATAAATGCTTCCACTAAAAGAGGATGTGAAAAATCCCAGCGTTGCCATAACATAAGTCAAAGTTGTCGTGGACACTGGAGAATAATCATCAACGATTGTCTTGTTTGTACTATTGttagaaaatttgtttattgatgGACattggtttttttctttttctcctATTTTTGAACTAACGAATGGAATTAATAACGCAAAAACCCCGTATAAAATGTACAAAGTAAATAACAGAATTCGATACGCGCGAGTTTTGTCAGCTAAAACACCCCAAAAAATACTACCTACCATTAGGCCAGcgtaagaaaaagaaaacacatAACCGGCTTGTTTTAAATTAAGACCAATACTTgtataaaacatgataaaataaGGTGATGCCGATGACCTTTCTAAACCtgtgaaaaaataagttagttTTGCTGGAATCATCTCTTTATCTATGTAATACCATTTATCAAAATCacatttttgaatgttttctgTGGAGTTGGAATCAAGTTTAACATCATCGTTCTGAGGGCTGTCAATTCTCTTAGAagtcattttatttatagtctgcaataataacaataataaatatatatatatatatatatatatatgcacatatatatatatatatgcatatatatatatatatatatatatatatatatatataatatatatatatatatatatatatatatatatatatatacatatatattctttttaaattatttataaataaacgttaattttattataattatcaaaatatctgttttgaaaacattcatAATTTATGATAACAGCACAATCAACttgttgttttaaacaatatttgtgcaaataacaaataacCATAACTTACAatgcaatgttttttaaacacatttttaacagTGTGTATGacgtagtatttttttaatttcaaaataatttaagttatataacaaaaatagttagaatgcttagttttaaaaagcttatttgctcaacttataaaacttacttcaaaaaaacacaattaGGAGAAAGGCGCCTATAACGGTATGACACTTACGACAGTACTTTCATAAATATTCGTTTTAGTCCGAAAGTGATTAGATACATGCGTGTAAAcctgttttattaattttggtgAAAATGCGTACCAACTGATTgagtattgtttttataatcaacaaacaTTTATTTCGGATTGTGGGGTTATAATTTTAATCactatatatattcaaaatcattattttattataaatcgtatagaaatgaaattttgatgCATTTCCTCCACATTAGCGATTGCAATACCGAgatctttattgtaaaaaaattatttatagagacactttttaaatactaacggtttttaaattttttaatggttgTTAGTTATTCTGTTCTGTTAACCTTTAAAATAAAcgtttttcaactaaaaaaaacgCGTTTCTcataactattaatattatagttgtagccgtaaaatatacataccatatatacatacagcgaGCAAGGAAAACACCCTATTAAATGGAAAAGGGAAAACAATCCGTTTTGTAAATATTCGTTCCGAATTTTATACTCAACCAGTAATCTagtctaattttaaaagaaagtacaGTTGAGTAGAAAGTTACTTGCTCGGGTAGTtcgttccagtattttgctgatctattatataGTTCGTAGtgtcttggaagacagtttggaATATATTCACGCCTCATATTAAGACGGTGACCACGTGAAAAggagttaataaattttggttgatatatattattaattatattaaatatacacatGTTTATCGGCGCTTAATGTGAAGGTGGAAAGTCCAATCCAAACTAATATTACCAAAGAAAGCACATCAGATAAACCAccaaaaataaatctaaaccaCTTACggaataattttcaaattatgcGAGGAAAGATAAAACACTTCATGTAGGGCTTTCCTGAGGGTTGGGGCGTAGGGGGTGCCTAGCCCCCCTACGAATTTTATTTTTCGGCA includes:
- the LOC105850205 gene encoding uncharacterized protein LOC105850205, which translates into the protein MTSKRIDSPQNDDVKLDSNSTENIQKCDFDKWYYIDKEMIPAKLTYFFTGLERSSASPYFIMFYTSIGLNLKQAGYVFSFSYAGLMVGSIFWGVLADKTRAYRILLFTLYILYGVFALLIPFVSSKIGEKEKNQCPSINKFSNNSTNKTIVDDYSPVSTTTLTYVMATLGFFTSSFSGSIYSYVDAGVIEKIKMSTKRKDFGRQYMFVNIGFAFGALISGEMMDIFPKVKISCYFAVFSVGVIFLIASCICSQYLYKGIIIPSRKEVKSDSFKKDLIQTLTNFEVILFLITTFANGFLYCIYLNYFFLFLKELKATNLLIGLTVGFGSTSGIFVNFFNEKIIKLLRGTFNTIIMCTFLWSVRFFIFYFLINPWLIIPLQLTLHGLCLSLFFSVKSVHLKLISPNSIHSTMFGIIQCLHSGISPIVGSLIGGELYFTFGARNTFLYVCLIALGWTVILCMYIFVKYRTEKNARKLSKSAILNEYPFEDSEYITKF